The Arthrobacter sp. NicSoilC5 genome has a window encoding:
- the smc gene encoding chromosome segregation protein SMC, which yields MHLKSLTVRGFKSFASSTTFEFEPGVTAVVGPNGSGKSNVVDALAWVMGEQGAKTLRGGKMEDVIFAGTSGRPPLGRAHVSLTIDNTDGALPIEYSEVTISRTLFRTGGSEYAINGAGCRLLDIQELLSDSGLGREMHVIVGQGQLDRVLHATPEDRRGFIEEAAGILKHRRRKERTVRKLEAMQANLQRLTDLTGEIRRQLTPLGKQAEVARRAQRVQFDVRDARARLLADDLVQLQQALEQDVADEAALKARRTAVEQELEAGRRQQAALEQLAAEATPRLNAARDTWYRLSTARERLRSLGSLATERSRLLGSDDAAPSSGRDPEQLERQAARVRQELAELEQDIQSRRSTLDAASAAKVEAERAAQAEDQRLTAQLRAAADRREGLARLAGQVAAARSRVESAQAELGRLRESLAAGTERRARAQAEFTALENQVAGVEEGEESLDADYEAASDVLDAVLGEIADLKAAVNEGVRKRDALAARLDALKLGLDRKDGARHVLESGLPGVQESLAAGITVQGGYEPAVAAALGEASEAVLVQDGEAAAAVLRRLKDDDAGRASLLLASAAEPRQGDGGQVTLPEGAQWAAGLVDGPSGHVALVRHLLSRTAVVTGIDAAAALVDALPDMTAVTREGDVFTAVSATGGSAKAPSLLEVQAAVDDAGRGLSAVTADLERNRFALAAAEARRTGAQEEADAALDKLHESDARLAAVAERLGHLNSVLRSAVGESERLAASLARAEGNVAAEEEALAAVAARLAAAQEAPVEEEPSTEQRDALARAASAARAAEVEARLSLRSAEEQLVATRNRVASLERAAATERRAREEAAERARRRRIQARRAAAVSSGVELALGFVDVSVDRARHERDLAEENRELRDRGLREIREANDALARELAQLTDNVHRDELARAQQRARIEAVETRSVDELGITPEALVNEFGPHVPVPVPAEESGDKWAALRAPVDADGEEIRDGKPYVRQEQEKRLRKAERDLASLGKVNPLALEEFAALEERHQFLSTQLEDLKASRRDLLDIIKEVDDRVQRVFAEAFEDTQAQFVRVFGRLFPGGEGRLVLTDPADMLTTGIEVEARPAGKKIKRLSLLSGGERSLTAVALLVAIFKARPSPFYVMDEVEAALDDTNLGRLITIFEELRESSQLIVITHQKRTMEVADALYGVTMRGDGVSTVISQRLGAEV from the coding sequence TTGCACCTCAAAAGCCTCACCGTCCGGGGGTTCAAGTCCTTTGCGTCGTCCACCACCTTCGAGTTCGAACCCGGCGTCACCGCCGTCGTGGGTCCCAACGGATCCGGCAAGTCCAACGTGGTGGACGCCCTGGCGTGGGTCATGGGCGAGCAAGGGGCCAAAACCCTGCGCGGCGGCAAGATGGAGGACGTCATTTTTGCCGGCACGTCCGGGCGTCCGCCGCTGGGCCGCGCCCACGTTTCGCTCACCATCGACAACACCGATGGCGCACTCCCCATCGAGTACAGCGAAGTCACGATTTCCCGGACGCTGTTCCGGACGGGCGGGTCCGAATATGCCATCAACGGCGCAGGCTGCCGCCTGCTGGACATCCAGGAACTGCTCTCCGATTCCGGCCTGGGCCGGGAAATGCACGTCATCGTGGGCCAGGGCCAGCTGGACCGCGTCCTGCACGCCACTCCCGAGGACCGCCGCGGCTTCATTGAGGAGGCTGCCGGGATCCTCAAGCACCGGCGCCGCAAGGAACGGACGGTACGGAAGCTCGAGGCCATGCAGGCCAACCTCCAGCGCCTGACCGACCTCACCGGGGAGATCCGGCGGCAGCTCACGCCCCTTGGGAAGCAGGCCGAGGTGGCCCGCCGCGCGCAGCGGGTCCAGTTCGACGTCCGGGACGCCCGGGCGCGCCTGCTCGCCGACGACCTGGTGCAGCTGCAGCAGGCCCTGGAGCAGGATGTGGCGGACGAAGCGGCGCTCAAGGCGCGCAGGACCGCCGTCGAGCAGGAACTCGAGGCCGGGCGCAGGCAGCAGGCAGCGTTGGAACAGCTCGCAGCCGAGGCCACACCGCGGCTCAATGCCGCCAGGGACACCTGGTACCGGTTGTCCACGGCCCGTGAACGGCTTCGGTCGCTCGGCTCGCTCGCCACGGAACGGAGCCGGCTGCTGGGTTCCGACGATGCCGCGCCGTCTTCCGGCCGGGACCCCGAACAGCTGGAGCGCCAGGCAGCCCGGGTGCGGCAGGAACTGGCCGAACTCGAACAGGACATCCAGTCCAGGCGGAGCACCCTGGACGCGGCCAGCGCAGCGAAGGTGGAAGCGGAGCGGGCCGCACAGGCCGAGGACCAGCGGCTCACCGCCCAGCTCCGTGCCGCAGCGGACCGGCGCGAGGGCCTGGCGCGGCTGGCCGGCCAGGTCGCGGCGGCCAGGTCCCGGGTGGAGTCCGCCCAGGCGGAACTTGGAAGGCTGCGTGAATCCCTTGCCGCCGGAACTGAACGCCGGGCCCGTGCCCAGGCCGAGTTCACGGCGCTGGAAAACCAGGTGGCCGGCGTGGAGGAGGGAGAGGAATCCCTTGACGCCGACTATGAGGCCGCCAGCGATGTCCTGGACGCCGTGCTGGGGGAGATCGCGGACCTCAAAGCCGCCGTCAACGAGGGGGTCCGCAAGCGGGACGCCCTCGCCGCGCGCCTCGATGCCCTGAAGCTCGGCCTTGACCGCAAGGACGGTGCCAGGCACGTGCTGGAGTCCGGGCTCCCCGGCGTGCAGGAAAGCCTCGCTGCCGGGATCACCGTGCAGGGCGGGTACGAGCCGGCCGTCGCCGCGGCCCTGGGGGAAGCGTCAGAGGCAGTGCTCGTCCAGGACGGGGAGGCGGCGGCCGCTGTGCTGAGGCGGCTCAAGGACGACGACGCCGGGCGGGCGTCGCTGCTCCTCGCATCCGCCGCGGAACCCCGCCAGGGGGATGGCGGCCAGGTGACGCTGCCTGAGGGAGCGCAGTGGGCCGCGGGCCTGGTCGATGGGCCTTCGGGGCACGTCGCCCTGGTCCGGCACCTGCTGTCCCGGACCGCCGTCGTAACCGGCATCGACGCCGCGGCTGCCCTGGTTGACGCACTGCCGGACATGACCGCCGTCACCCGCGAAGGGGACGTCTTCACCGCCGTCTCCGCCACGGGCGGCTCTGCCAAGGCGCCGTCCCTCCTCGAGGTGCAGGCGGCCGTGGACGACGCCGGGCGCGGACTTTCCGCGGTCACGGCAGACCTGGAGCGGAACAGGTTCGCCCTGGCCGCCGCGGAGGCACGGCGCACGGGGGCGCAGGAAGAGGCGGACGCTGCGCTCGACAAACTGCACGAATCCGACGCCCGCCTCGCCGCCGTAGCCGAACGTTTGGGCCACCTGAACTCTGTCCTGCGCAGCGCCGTTGGCGAGAGCGAACGGCTGGCAGCGTCCCTGGCACGGGCCGAAGGCAACGTCGCGGCGGAGGAGGAAGCGCTCGCCGCCGTCGCTGCCCGGTTGGCCGCGGCGCAGGAAGCGCCGGTGGAAGAGGAGCCGTCCACGGAGCAGCGCGACGCCCTGGCGCGTGCAGCCTCCGCCGCCCGCGCGGCCGAGGTCGAGGCACGGTTGTCGCTGCGCAGTGCCGAAGAGCAATTGGTGGCCACCCGCAACAGGGTGGCGTCCCTGGAACGCGCCGCCGCCACCGAACGCCGCGCCCGTGAGGAGGCGGCAGAGCGCGCCCGCCGCCGCCGCATCCAGGCCCGGCGGGCGGCCGCCGTTTCCTCGGGGGTGGAACTGGCTCTTGGCTTTGTGGACGTCTCCGTGGACCGTGCGCGGCACGAACGGGACCTGGCCGAGGAGAACCGCGAACTCCGCGACCGCGGGCTGCGGGAGATCCGGGAGGCGAACGATGCCCTGGCCAGGGAGCTGGCCCAACTCACCGACAACGTGCACCGCGACGAACTCGCCCGCGCCCAGCAGCGCGCCAGGATCGAGGCGGTGGAAACCCGCTCCGTGGATGAGCTGGGCATCACCCCCGAAGCGCTGGTCAACGAATTCGGGCCGCACGTGCCGGTGCCCGTTCCGGCGGAGGAATCCGGTGACAAATGGGCGGCCCTGCGGGCCCCGGTTGACGCGGACGGGGAAGAGATCAGGGATGGCAAGCCCTATGTCCGGCAGGAGCAGGAGAAACGGCTGCGGAAGGCTGAGCGGGACCTCGCAAGCCTGGGCAAGGTCAACCCCCTGGCGCTGGAGGAATTCGCGGCGCTGGAGGAGCGGCACCAGTTCCTCAGCACCCAGCTTGAGGACCTGAAGGCGAGCCGGCGGGATCTGCTGGACATCATCAAGGAAGTGGATGACAGGGTCCAGCGGGTCTTTGCCGAAGCGTTCGAGGACACGCAGGCCCAGTTCGTCCGGGTTTTCGGGCGGCTCTTTCCCGGCGGCGAGGGACGCCTGGTCCTGACCGACCCGGCGGACATGCTCACCACCGGCATCGAAGTGGAGGCCCGCCCTGCCGGCAAGAAGATCAAGCGGCTGTCCCTGCTCTCCGGCGGCGAACGCTCCCTGACCGCAGTGGCGCTCCTGGTGGCCATCTTTAAGGCGCGGCCCTCGCCCTTCTACGTCATGGACGAGGTGGAGGCGGCCCTGGATGACACCAACCTCGGCCGGCTCATCACCATTTTCGAAGAACTCCGGGAATCCAGCCAGCTGATCGTCATCACGCACCAGAAGCGGACCATGGAAGTGGCGGACGCGCTGTACGGGGTCACCATGAGGGGCGACGGCGTCTCCACTGTCATCAGCCAGCGGTTGGGGGCCGAGGTATAG
- a CDS encoding 3-oxoacyl-ACP synthase III, which translates to MAGNATFRHSNTALLSVSSVEAPRIVSSTDFDRRLASTLQRLKFPPRLLERVAGITHRRWWAAGTSFDDAAVEAGAKALAEAGIEASDVGLLINTSVTRRNLEPSVAVKIHHSLSLPSSAMNFDLANACLGFVNALTLAANMIDSGQIRYAVIVNGEDAQLTQEATLARLQRPETTRDDFNREFATLTLGSGAAAAVLGPADEHPGAHRVVGGVMRAGTEHHELCVGGIDGMNTDTKGLLDGGLQLVVDAWQEAQPEWDWAAMDRYVTHQVSNAYTQAIIDAIDLDPDKVPITFPHWGNVGPASLPMTLAAEAQSLGSGDRVLCMGVGSGLNTAMLEIVW; encoded by the coding sequence TTGGCAGGTAATGCAACCTTCCGCCACAGCAACACCGCGCTGCTCTCGGTGAGCAGCGTCGAGGCTCCAAGGATTGTGAGCTCCACGGACTTTGACCGGCGGCTGGCATCGACCCTGCAGCGGCTCAAGTTTCCGCCGCGGCTGCTCGAGCGCGTGGCGGGCATCACGCACCGCCGGTGGTGGGCTGCCGGTACATCGTTCGACGACGCCGCGGTGGAAGCCGGCGCCAAGGCCCTCGCCGAGGCCGGCATCGAAGCCTCCGACGTCGGACTGCTGATCAACACCTCGGTGACCCGGCGCAACCTTGAACCATCAGTGGCGGTGAAGATCCACCACAGCCTGAGCCTGCCGTCGTCAGCCATGAACTTCGACCTTGCCAACGCCTGCCTGGGCTTCGTGAATGCCCTGACCCTGGCAGCCAACATGATCGACTCGGGCCAGATACGCTACGCCGTCATTGTCAACGGCGAGGACGCCCAGCTGACGCAGGAGGCCACCCTGGCCCGGCTGCAGCGGCCCGAGACAACGCGCGATGACTTCAACCGGGAGTTCGCCACCCTGACCCTGGGATCCGGGGCGGCCGCGGCCGTCCTGGGGCCCGCCGACGAGCACCCGGGAGCACACCGGGTGGTGGGCGGCGTAATGCGCGCCGGCACCGAACACCACGAGTTGTGCGTGGGCGGCATCGACGGCATGAACACCGACACGAAGGGGCTGCTCGACGGCGGCCTCCAGCTCGTGGTCGATGCATGGCAGGAAGCCCAGCCCGAATGGGACTGGGCCGCGATGGACCGCTACGTCACGCACCAGGTCAGCAACGCCTACACCCAGGCCATCATCGATGCGATCGACCTGGACCCGGACAAGGTGCCCATCACGTTCCCGCACTGGGGCAATGTGGGTCCGGCATCGCTCCCCATGACGCTCGCAGCCGAGGCGCAGTCGTTGGGCAGCGGTGACAGGGTGTTGTGCATGGGCGTCGGATCCGGCCTGAACACCGCAATGCTGGAAATCGTTTGGTGA
- a CDS encoding alpha/beta fold hydrolase: MVIADWPGVNPEWSRHIDVPSTSGADSPGTVRRWHLLDNGGELARRGLAPQGTLLCVHGNPTWSYLWRSLLAAGSDPAHPWRVVAVDQLDMGFSERTGTFRRLADRINDLGDVTAALDLAGPVVSVGHDWGGVISLGWALAHTDQLAGVVLTNTAVHQPAGSPIPPALRLALHPAVHRWGTTTTDAFLRVTHSLAHPPLPADVRNAFMAPYRSAPRRAGVGNFVADIPVDASHPSFAALNGVADGVRGLEVPVLMLWGPRDPIFSDRYLKDLLTRLPHADVHRYEGAGHLVAEDRNIAPAVFDWLAGRLTHGGVSVADRGPAAEGDAVTGPAAPADGRGFTPLWTLLGELAGGPSAGGRAVVEMAPDGTVARSLTWRQLEESVGHLSAGLQGAGVGPGSRVSLMVPPGVDLTVALYACLRLGAVVVVADAGLGTKGLSRAVKGATPDVLIGIDKALAAARALGWASRRISVQDLPAGRRRLLGVETSLAALARAGAGRAAAGTAPASSPDADSPAAVLFTSGSTGPAKGVLYTHRQLAAMRDTVAGTFGIKPGQKLVAGFAPFALLGPALGTVSVTPAMDVTAPRTLTARALADAAAAIDATVVFASPAALRNVVATRDGLSPEGTAALGRVQLLLSAGAPVPEPLLAEVQQLLPAASLHTPYGMTEALPVTDISLEQVQAAAADAEAGRTPGAGNGVCVGHPVQGARIAVIPLAADGTAPGAEPVTEPGVTGEILVSAPHVKDGYDRLWLTGQASAGPAGWHRTGDVGHFDADGRLWVEGRLAHIITAPPGVVTPVGAEQAIERLDGVRMAAVVGVGPAGTQAVAAVVETVPPARKAGPAGTDLARKVRSAAQGAGVSVAAVLVVPAQPTDIRHNAKIDRSRLAQWASSVLAGGRRVAP, translated from the coding sequence TTGGTGATCGCGGACTGGCCGGGCGTCAACCCCGAGTGGTCGCGCCACATCGATGTCCCCTCCACATCGGGGGCTGACTCCCCCGGCACGGTGCGCCGCTGGCACCTGCTGGACAATGGCGGGGAACTGGCACGCCGCGGCCTGGCTCCCCAGGGAACCCTGTTGTGCGTTCACGGCAATCCCACGTGGTCCTACCTGTGGCGGAGCCTGCTGGCCGCCGGATCGGATCCCGCGCACCCGTGGCGCGTGGTGGCCGTGGACCAGCTGGACATGGGTTTCTCGGAGCGGACCGGGACCTTCCGGCGGCTGGCGGACAGGATCAACGACCTTGGCGACGTGACCGCCGCCCTGGACCTGGCAGGGCCCGTGGTCTCGGTGGGCCACGACTGGGGCGGGGTCATCAGCCTCGGCTGGGCGCTGGCCCACACCGACCAACTGGCCGGCGTGGTCCTGACCAACACCGCCGTCCACCAGCCCGCCGGCTCCCCCATCCCGCCGGCGCTGCGCCTTGCCCTCCACCCTGCCGTGCACCGCTGGGGCACCACCACTACCGATGCTTTCCTGCGGGTGACGCATTCGCTGGCACACCCGCCGCTGCCCGCGGACGTGCGGAACGCCTTCATGGCCCCGTACCGCAGCGCCCCACGCCGTGCGGGGGTGGGCAACTTCGTGGCGGACATTCCCGTTGACGCCTCACACCCCAGCTTTGCTGCCCTCAACGGCGTGGCGGACGGCGTGCGCGGCCTTGAGGTGCCGGTCCTGATGCTGTGGGGCCCACGGGACCCCATCTTCTCCGACCGCTACCTGAAGGACCTGCTCACCCGCCTCCCCCACGCGGACGTGCACCGCTACGAGGGTGCGGGGCACCTGGTGGCAGAGGACCGGAACATCGCGCCGGCGGTCTTCGACTGGCTTGCCGGCCGCCTCACGCACGGCGGGGTCAGTGTTGCTGACCGTGGCCCAGCTGCTGAAGGCGACGCGGTCACTGGACCCGCCGCCCCGGCTGACGGCCGTGGCTTCACGCCCTTGTGGACGCTTCTTGGGGAGCTGGCCGGCGGCCCGTCCGCGGGCGGAAGGGCCGTCGTCGAAATGGCACCGGATGGCACGGTGGCCCGTTCGCTCACCTGGCGGCAGCTGGAAGAAAGCGTCGGGCACCTCTCCGCAGGCCTGCAGGGGGCCGGAGTAGGACCGGGCAGCCGGGTGAGCCTGATGGTCCCGCCCGGGGTGGACCTGACCGTGGCCCTGTATGCCTGCCTGCGGCTGGGAGCCGTGGTGGTGGTTGCCGACGCCGGCCTGGGCACCAAGGGACTGAGCCGGGCGGTCAAGGGAGCGACGCCCGATGTCCTGATCGGGATTGACAAAGCCCTTGCCGCTGCCCGGGCACTGGGCTGGGCGTCCAGGCGCATCAGTGTGCAGGACCTGCCGGCAGGTCGGCGCCGGCTCCTCGGGGTGGAGACCTCACTCGCCGCCCTGGCCAGGGCAGGCGCGGGGCGTGCCGCTGCCGGCACCGCTCCCGCCTCCAGCCCGGACGCAGACTCCCCGGCCGCCGTCCTTTTCACGTCCGGCTCCACCGGTCCCGCCAAGGGCGTGTTGTACACCCACCGGCAGCTTGCGGCCATGCGGGACACCGTGGCGGGAACCTTCGGCATCAAGCCGGGCCAGAAGCTGGTGGCAGGCTTTGCGCCGTTCGCCTTGCTGGGGCCGGCGCTGGGAACCGTATCCGTAACGCCGGCCATGGATGTCACAGCGCCCCGGACCTTGACCGCGCGCGCCCTGGCCGATGCTGCAGCGGCCATCGACGCCACGGTGGTCTTCGCGTCCCCTGCCGCCCTGCGCAACGTCGTCGCCACCCGGGACGGCCTCAGCCCGGAGGGCACCGCTGCACTCGGCCGCGTCCAGCTGCTGCTCTCTGCCGGCGCACCGGTTCCGGAACCTCTCCTTGCGGAGGTGCAGCAGCTGCTGCCCGCCGCCTCGTTGCATACCCCCTACGGCATGACCGAGGCCCTGCCTGTCACCGATATCAGCCTCGAACAGGTCCAGGCCGCGGCGGCCGACGCCGAAGCCGGAAGAACGCCAGGGGCCGGCAACGGCGTCTGCGTAGGGCATCCCGTCCAGGGCGCCCGCATAGCCGTGATCCCGTTGGCGGCTGACGGTACCGCCCCGGGGGCTGAGCCGGTGACGGAACCGGGGGTAACGGGGGAAATCCTGGTCAGCGCGCCGCACGTCAAGGACGGCTACGACAGGCTTTGGCTGACCGGGCAGGCGAGCGCCGGGCCGGCCGGCTGGCACCGCACCGGAGATGTGGGCCATTTCGACGCCGATGGCCGCCTGTGGGTGGAAGGGCGCCTGGCGCACATCATCACGGCGCCCCCTGGAGTGGTCACCCCGGTCGGCGCCGAACAGGCCATCGAACGGCTGGACGGTGTCCGGATGGCAGCCGTCGTGGGCGTGGGGCCCGCGGGCACCCAGGCCGTCGCCGCCGTCGTCGAAACCGTACCGCCGGCCCGTAAGGCCGGCCCTGCGGGCACGGACCTGGCCAGGAAGGTACGGAGCGCCGCCCAGGGTGCAGGCGTGTCCGTGGCGGCAGTCCTGGTTGTCCCCGCGCAGCCCACCGACATCCGCCACAACGCAAAGATCGACAGGTCGCGGCTGGCCCAATGGGCCTCGTCAGTGCTGGCCGGCGGCCGTCGGGTGGCGCCGTGA
- a CDS encoding NAD-dependent epimerase/dehydratase family protein gives MKILVTGASGLLGREVAGLLVRRGHAVTTFQRRPSEIDGAADHCGSLTDDAAVRTAVRDTEAVIHLAAKVSFTGRADEFDRVNVEGTRRLVLAAREAGVSDFVFVSSPSVANSGAAIAGLGAEPADPARAHGDYARTKAQAELLALDADAPGFRVAAVRPHVVWGPGDTQLVERVLARAARNRLPLLDAGAALIDTTYVDNAAAAIVAALDRISEIHGRALVVTNGEPRPVGELIAGICAAGGVPAPSWSVPGKLARIAGSVVEKAWPRLGKEDEPPMTRFLAEQLSTAHWFDQRETQKLLAWTPAVSIDEGLERLADYYRSR, from the coding sequence GTGAAAATCCTGGTCACCGGGGCAAGCGGCCTGCTGGGACGAGAAGTGGCAGGGCTGCTGGTGCGCAGGGGCCACGCCGTCACCACCTTCCAGCGGCGTCCCTCAGAGATCGACGGCGCGGCGGACCATTGCGGTTCGCTCACCGACGACGCCGCCGTCAGGACTGCCGTGAGGGACACCGAGGCAGTCATCCACCTCGCGGCCAAAGTATCCTTCACCGGCCGGGCCGACGAGTTTGACCGGGTGAACGTGGAGGGAACGCGGCGCCTGGTCCTGGCGGCGCGCGAAGCCGGAGTCAGCGACTTTGTATTTGTCTCCTCACCGTCGGTGGCCAATTCAGGCGCCGCCATCGCCGGACTCGGCGCAGAACCGGCCGATCCGGCACGCGCCCACGGCGACTACGCCCGCACCAAAGCGCAGGCGGAGCTTTTGGCCCTCGACGCGGACGCCCCGGGCTTCCGCGTCGCCGCCGTGCGGCCGCACGTGGTCTGGGGACCCGGTGACACCCAGCTGGTGGAACGCGTGCTGGCGCGGGCGGCCCGGAACCGCCTGCCGCTGCTGGACGCGGGCGCCGCGCTTATCGACACCACGTACGTGGACAATGCGGCGGCGGCGATCGTTGCGGCCCTGGACCGTATCAGTGAAATCCACGGGAGGGCGCTGGTTGTCACCAATGGCGAACCGCGGCCGGTAGGCGAACTGATTGCCGGCATCTGCGCCGCCGGGGGCGTTCCCGCGCCGTCGTGGTCCGTACCGGGAAAGCTTGCCCGAATTGCGGGATCAGTGGTGGAAAAAGCGTGGCCCAGGCTCGGCAAAGAGGACGAACCGCCCATGACCAGGTTTCTTGCTGAACAGCTGTCCACGGCACACTGGTTCGATCAGCGTGAGACCCAAAAACTCCTTGCCTGGACTCCCGCCGTCTCCATCGATGAAGGCCTTGAGCGGCTGGCGGACTACTACCGCTCCCGCTGA